The window CTGATCACCTTACCAACACGTACACCATCCTACATCACACTAAGCATTACACTTTGATACATTTATAAAGACCAGCtcaaacttccttcttcacaactttcccttctctcatcaactCAACGACTCCACCAATCTTATCAAACCTTTTCAACTCAAACAACCAACCAAACCAACAAACCCACAATCACAATGGCTCCTAAATCCGTCGCTTCCAAAGCCCCTGCTTCTCAAGCTTCCAAAGCTCCCGCTGCCGCTTCCAAGGCTcctgccaaggtgagttgactcttacccttcctcttccttctcttccttccttcgtAACTCGTACTGATATATTCTTCACTTCACCTCAGGCCGCTAAATCCACTGCTCCCGCCaaggaaggtggtaagaagAGATCCAAGAAGAGGGTTGAATCTTACTCTTCTTACATCTACAAGGTACTCAAGCAAGTCCACCCCGATACCGGTATCTCGTGagtttccctcttctcccctATTCTTCTCCCTGTCGCCTTGTATTCGTCGCTGACTTAGTCTTGCTCTTTCCTTGAATAGAAACAAAGCTATGGCTATCTTGAACTCCTTCGTCTCCGATATCTTCGAGCGAATCGCCTCTGAAGCTTCCAAACTCGCTTCTTACAACCACCgatcaaccatctcatcccgAGAGATCCAAACTGCCGTCCGACTTATCCTCCCCGGAGAACTCTCCAAGCACGCCATCTCCGAAGGTACCAAGGCCGTCACCAAGTACTCTTCCTCCAAATAAACTATTCTCTCATAGTAGTTTGGTAGTGTTTTGTATTTGATTTTCATATCCTTTCGTATCTGTGTTATGTTTCTGTAGCACAATCTTTTATATACTTCGTCTTCGCTAGTTCACTTGACATGAATTGTCCTGTTCACGATACCATCTGCTGCAGCTGCATTGCACCTCATTGATCGCATTGTTTGCATCTTACATTGAGCTCATTGACTGTTTTGCATCTTTCATTCGTCGATTCTTGGTGCAGGATAAGTCATTGATAATCTTGCATATGAGATTTCAACTTGAACCTCTCACGCGTCACTAAAGGAACATTATGCTATAAGTC of the Kwoniella mangroviensis CBS 8507 chromosome 3, whole genome shotgun sequence genome contains:
- a CDS encoding histone H2B; protein product: MAPKSVASKAPASQASKAPAAASKAPAKAAKSTAPAKEGGKKRSKKRVESYSSYIYKVLKQVHPDTGISNKAMAILNSFVSDIFERIASEASKLASYNHRSTISSREIQTAVRLILPGELSKHAISEGTKAVTKYSSSK